The window CAACCACCTTACATCACCTCAATTTtcgttatcatcaccatcgtcatcgtcattgatTAAAACTAGAAAAATGGGTTCCTCCTCCAGTATTGATTCCGGTCTTTCTCATGATCATATGATGAAcagaaatgaatttgatttgaacaataacaacagtaataatgatttcatttcatcatataaatcCGAATCAATGGCTAGTTTTggtaagaaaaaatttgtaagtaagaaaaatatttcttaTCTTCCTCATACAACGTTATTGGAACGTTTTGCACAATACGGTTGTTACCGTTTAATGGGTGATGGTTTTGGTTTCGCaattttggccaaaaatGGTCCACCAGAACTAATGGCATGTGAAACATTCATTAATCTATCCATACCGATGAATAATGTTGATCAGCTTTTAATCGCATTGAATAAGATTGTACTGGATTTAGAATCAAACATTAAACTTACAATGAAAGAATATGAAGATTTCGATCCAATTCATCCTGATAATCAACGAATAAATAATCTTTTTGCATATAATTTATggcgaaaagaaaatatagataaaatcatgaaaattgtacaatttattcaaaaatggaAACATATTGATAGTTATTGATGAGATTTCATACATTTTCTTGATACTTGATACCATTTGAAgctatttgattttatttgaaatattctttatttttacaaagttattttatttctgaaat of the Dermatophagoides farinae isolate YC_2012a chromosome 1, ASM2471394v1, whole genome shotgun sequence genome contains:
- the LOC124491700 gene encoding uncharacterized protein LOC124491700: MSNNSNNNNNNNVHHNRPNDKSSLSTLTSSSSSSSFGSIGSSDDKMTITTSNGFGGSCNGANQLISLLSITRFINAAIQNDVNMINTYYQTLNIPVDVVDKNGYTALIYASRNGNVNVVRRLIELNANVDYQEPSTLSTALHYAAQCGHTRTAEVLIKFGQANKEIQNQAGKTPYDLAKDFGHGNNKIMKSLFQPELADGNHLTSPQFSLSSPSSSSLIKTRKMGSSSSIDSGLSHDHMMNRNEFDLNNNNSNNDFISSYKSESMASFGKKKFVSKKNISYLPHTTLLERFAQYGCYRLMGDGFGFAILAKNGPPELMACETFINLSIPMNNVDQLLIALNKIVLDLESNIKLTMKEYEDFDPIHPDNQRINNLFAYNLWRKENIDKIMKIVQFIQKWKHIDSY